A region of Vitis riparia cultivar Riparia Gloire de Montpellier isolate 1030 chromosome 1, EGFV_Vit.rip_1.0, whole genome shotgun sequence DNA encodes the following proteins:
- the LOC117923423 gene encoding lysine histidine transporter 2-like — protein sequence MEHNQQEKDAREKAIDDWLPITSSRNAKWWYSAFHNVTAMVGAGVLSLPYAMAELGWGPGVVVLILSWIVTLYTLWQMVEMHEMVPGKRFDRYHELGQYAFGEKLGLWIVVPQQVIVEVGVDIAYMITGGKSLQKFHNTVCPSCKPIKTTYFIMIFASCHFVLSHLPNFNSIAGVSFAAATMSLTYSTIAWTASVHKGVQPDVQYTYTASTTTGKVFNFFSALGDVAFAYAGHNVVLEIQATIPSTPEKPSKRPMWKGVIFAYIVVALCYFPVALIGYWMFGNSVADNILITLEKPRWLIAAANLFVVIHVIGSYQIYAMPVFDMLETLLVKKLKFTPSFRLRLITRTLYVAFTMFIGMLIPFFGSLLGFLGGLVFAPTTYFLPCIMWLAIYKPKRFSLSWITNWICIILGVILMILAPIGALRQIILQAKTFEVFS from the exons ATGGAGCATAATCAGCAGGAGAAGGATGCTAGAGAGAAGGCCATTGATGATTGGCTTCCAATCACATCGTCCAGGAATGCAAAATGGTGGTACTCGGCATTCCACAATGTGACTGCCATGGTTGGGGCTGGTGTCCTCAGCCTCCCTTATGCAATGGCAGAGCTTGGATG gGGCCCTGGGGTGGTTGTTCTTATTCTTTCATGGATCGTCACCTTGTACACTCTATGGCAAATGGTTGAGATGCATGAAATGGTTCCTGGGAAGCGGTTTGATAGATACCATGAACTAGGACAGTACGCCTTTGGTGAAAAGCTTGGCCTCTGGATTGTGGTCCCTCAACAGGTGATTGTAGAAGTGGGTGTTGACATTGCCTACATGATCACCGGAGGCAAATCTTTGCAGAAGTTCCATAACACAGTTTGTCCCAGCTGCAAGCCAATCAAGACCACCTACTTCATCATGATTTTTGCCTCTTGTCACTTTGTTCTCTCCCATTTGCCCAATTTCAACTCCATTGCTGGTGTCTCATTTGCTGCTGCAACCATGTCCTTAAC GTACTCAACTATTGCCTGGACAGCTTCGGTTCATAAGGGTGTCCAACCAGATGTGCAATATACATACACAGCTTCGACCACAACTGGAAAAGTCTTCAACTTCTTTAGCGCCTTGGGTGACGTAGCATTTGCCTATGCTGGTCACAATGTGGTGTTGGAGATCCAAGCAACAATTCCCTCCACTCCTGAGAAGCCTTCCAAGAGACCCATGTGGAAAGGAGTGATTTTCGCTTATATTGTCGTTGCCTTGTGCTACTTCCCTGTCGCTCTGATTGGATACTGGATGTTTGGGAACAGCGTTGCTGACAATATCCTTATCACACTGGAGAAACCCCGCTGGCTTATAGCAGCAGCCAACCTGTTTGTTGTCATCCATGTTATTGGAAGCTACCAG ATATATGCGATGCCAGTGTTTGACATGTTGGAAACATTGCTGGTGAAGAAACTGAAATTCACACCATCTTTCAGGCTTCGTCTTATTACCCGCACTCTATACGTCG CTTTTACAATGTTTATAGGCATGTTGATCCCTTTCTTTGGTAGCCTGCTTGGGTTCTTAGGAGGATTGGTGTTTGCACCAACGACCTACTTT CTCCCCTGTATCATGTGGCTTGCAATTTATAAACCGAAAAGGTTTAGCCTATCGTGGATTACGAATTGG ATCTGTATAATTCTGGGAGTGATATTGATGATTTTAGCTCCCATTGGTGCCCTAAGGCAGATCATCCTCCAAGCCAAGACCTTCGAAGTGTTCTCATGA
- the LOC117914902 gene encoding uncharacterized protein LOC117914902 isoform X3, with amino-acid sequence MGDARNHEPKEDSSAQTLLLGVNRTHEEVEEEWSNTHLDETLQRLESFLCVLGFHQSSVLSIGLSWTVFFVIGVLLPVVVLELSNCEGCDKYQIKDFELDIVALQACLAAVSLLCLSHNLRKYGIRKFLFVDRFSGQMVRFRDEYVQKITGSLRLLVSWILPCFLLKTAREVIRMLYVQHESWWLSVAILLALIVSWTYVSMISLTACTLFHLVCNLQVIHFDDYGKLLDSESDVLVFMEEHIRLRHHLSKISHRFRIYLLLEFLVVTASQFVTLFQTTGYSGIITFINGGDFAVSSLVQVVGIILCLHAATKISHRAQGIASLASKWHALSTCSSTDTSQLRTSTSTGNLEAYNRPNSLHINYSESDLESLDYVVMPTSAQLASYMSSYHKRQAFVG; translated from the exons ATGGGTGATGCTCGTAACCATGAACCCAAAGAGGATTCTTCAGCCCAAACCCTACTTCTTGGTGTGAATCGAACCCATGAGGAAGTAGAAGAAGAATGGTCCAACACCCACCTCGATGAGACCCTTCAACGGTTAGAGTCGTTTCTATGCGTTCTGGGCTTCCACCAATCCTCTGTATTGAGTATTGGGCTCTCGTGGACTGTGTTTTTTGTTATAGGCGTGTTGCTTCCAGTTGTGGTGCTTGAGCTCTCCAATTGTGAGGGGTGTGACAAGTATCAAATCAAGGATTTCGAGCTCGATATTGTGGCTTTGCAGGCGTGCCTCGCGGCTGTTTCTTTGCTTTGTCTTTCTCATAATCTTCGAAAGTATGGTATCCGGAAATTTCTCTTTGTTGATCGGTTCAGTGGCCAGATGGTTCGGTTTCGGGACGAGTATGTGCAGAAAATTACG GGTTCATTACGGTTGCTTGTGTCATGGATATTGCCATGTTTCTTGCTAAAGACTGCACGTGAAGTCATTCGCATGTTATATGTACAACATGAATCATGGTGGCTGTCTGTTGCTATCTTGTTAGCTTTGATTGTGTCATGGACTTATGTTTCTATGATCTCTCTAACAGCCTGCACCTTGTTTCATTTGGTCTGCAATTTGCAAGTTATCCACTTTGATGATTATGGGAAACTGTTGGATAGTGAATCTGATGTTTTGGTATTTATGGAAGAGCACATTCGTCTAAGACATCACCTCTCTAAGATAAGCCACAGATTCCGAATCTATCTTCTTCTGGAATTCTTGGTTGTCACAGCAAGTCAATTTGTAACACTATTCCAGACCACAGGATATAGTGGAATAATTACTTTCATAAATGGTGGTGATTTTGCA GTCTCCTCACTTGTTCAGGTTGTTGGGATAATTCTTTGCTTGCATGCAGCCACAAAAATTTCCCATAGGGCCCAAGGCATTGCATCACTGGCAAGCAAATGGCATGCTTTGTCAACATGCAGCTCTACTGATACATCTCAATTGAGAACTTCAACTAGTACGGGAAATTTAGAGGCTTACAATAGACCGAACTCACTTCATATAAACTATTCTGAAAGTGATTTGGAGTCACTGGATTATGTCGTTATGCCTACAAGTGCACAATTGGCTTCATATATGTCCTCATATCACAAGAGACAAGCATTTG TTGGTTGA
- the LOC117914902 gene encoding uncharacterized protein LOC117914902 isoform X2, whose product MGDARNHEPKEDSSAQTLLLGVNRTHEEVEEEWSNTHLDETLQRLESFLCVLGFHQSSVLSIGLSWTVFFVIGVLLPVVVLELSNCEGCDKYQIKDFELDIVALQACLAAVSLLCLSHNLRKYGIRKFLFVDRFSGQMVRFRDEYVQKITGSLRLLVSWILPCFLLKTAREVIRMLYVQHESWWLSVAILLALIVSWTYVSMISLTACTLFHLVCNLQVIHFDDYGKLLDSESDVLVFMEEHIRLRHHLSKISHRFRIYLLLEFLVVTASQFVTLFQTTGYSGIITFINGGDFAVSSLVQVVGIILCLHAATKISHRAQGIASLASKWHALSTCSSTDTSQLRTSTSTGNLEAYNRPNSLHINYSESDLESLDYVVMPTSAQLASYMSSYHKRQAFGLCL is encoded by the exons ATGGGTGATGCTCGTAACCATGAACCCAAAGAGGATTCTTCAGCCCAAACCCTACTTCTTGGTGTGAATCGAACCCATGAGGAAGTAGAAGAAGAATGGTCCAACACCCACCTCGATGAGACCCTTCAACGGTTAGAGTCGTTTCTATGCGTTCTGGGCTTCCACCAATCCTCTGTATTGAGTATTGGGCTCTCGTGGACTGTGTTTTTTGTTATAGGCGTGTTGCTTCCAGTTGTGGTGCTTGAGCTCTCCAATTGTGAGGGGTGTGACAAGTATCAAATCAAGGATTTCGAGCTCGATATTGTGGCTTTGCAGGCGTGCCTCGCGGCTGTTTCTTTGCTTTGTCTTTCTCATAATCTTCGAAAGTATGGTATCCGGAAATTTCTCTTTGTTGATCGGTTCAGTGGCCAGATGGTTCGGTTTCGGGACGAGTATGTGCAGAAAATTACG GGTTCATTACGGTTGCTTGTGTCATGGATATTGCCATGTTTCTTGCTAAAGACTGCACGTGAAGTCATTCGCATGTTATATGTACAACATGAATCATGGTGGCTGTCTGTTGCTATCTTGTTAGCTTTGATTGTGTCATGGACTTATGTTTCTATGATCTCTCTAACAGCCTGCACCTTGTTTCATTTGGTCTGCAATTTGCAAGTTATCCACTTTGATGATTATGGGAAACTGTTGGATAGTGAATCTGATGTTTTGGTATTTATGGAAGAGCACATTCGTCTAAGACATCACCTCTCTAAGATAAGCCACAGATTCCGAATCTATCTTCTTCTGGAATTCTTGGTTGTCACAGCAAGTCAATTTGTAACACTATTCCAGACCACAGGATATAGTGGAATAATTACTTTCATAAATGGTGGTGATTTTGCA GTCTCCTCACTTGTTCAGGTTGTTGGGATAATTCTTTGCTTGCATGCAGCCACAAAAATTTCCCATAGGGCCCAAGGCATTGCATCACTGGCAAGCAAATGGCATGCTTTGTCAACATGCAGCTCTACTGATACATCTCAATTGAGAACTTCAACTAGTACGGGAAATTTAGAGGCTTACAATAGACCGAACTCACTTCATATAAACTATTCTGAAAGTGATTTGGAGTCACTGGATTATGTCGTTATGCCTACAAGTGCACAATTGGCTTCATATATGTCCTCATATCACAAGAGACAAGCATTTG GATTATGCCTGTGA
- the LOC117914902 gene encoding uncharacterized protein LOC117914902 isoform X1, with protein sequence MGDARNHEPKEDSSAQTLLLGVNRTHEEVEEEWSNTHLDETLQRLESFLCVLGFHQSSVLSIGLSWTVFFVIGVLLPVVVLELSNCEGCDKYQIKDFELDIVALQACLAAVSLLCLSHNLRKYGIRKFLFVDRFSGQMVRFRDEYVQKITGSLRLLVSWILPCFLLKTAREVIRMLYVQHESWWLSVAILLALIVSWTYVSMISLTACTLFHLVCNLQVIHFDDYGKLLDSESDVLVFMEEHIRLRHHLSKISHRFRIYLLLEFLVVTASQFVTLFQTTGYSGIITFINGGDFAVSSLVQVVGIILCLHAATKISHRAQGIASLASKWHALSTCSSTDTSQLRTSTSTGNLEAYNRPNSLHINYSESDLESLDYVVMPTSAQLASYMSSYHKRQAFVMYLQNNPGGITIFGWTVDRALINTIFFIELSLITFVLGKTIVFSSQ encoded by the exons ATGGGTGATGCTCGTAACCATGAACCCAAAGAGGATTCTTCAGCCCAAACCCTACTTCTTGGTGTGAATCGAACCCATGAGGAAGTAGAAGAAGAATGGTCCAACACCCACCTCGATGAGACCCTTCAACGGTTAGAGTCGTTTCTATGCGTTCTGGGCTTCCACCAATCCTCTGTATTGAGTATTGGGCTCTCGTGGACTGTGTTTTTTGTTATAGGCGTGTTGCTTCCAGTTGTGGTGCTTGAGCTCTCCAATTGTGAGGGGTGTGACAAGTATCAAATCAAGGATTTCGAGCTCGATATTGTGGCTTTGCAGGCGTGCCTCGCGGCTGTTTCTTTGCTTTGTCTTTCTCATAATCTTCGAAAGTATGGTATCCGGAAATTTCTCTTTGTTGATCGGTTCAGTGGCCAGATGGTTCGGTTTCGGGACGAGTATGTGCAGAAAATTACG GGTTCATTACGGTTGCTTGTGTCATGGATATTGCCATGTTTCTTGCTAAAGACTGCACGTGAAGTCATTCGCATGTTATATGTACAACATGAATCATGGTGGCTGTCTGTTGCTATCTTGTTAGCTTTGATTGTGTCATGGACTTATGTTTCTATGATCTCTCTAACAGCCTGCACCTTGTTTCATTTGGTCTGCAATTTGCAAGTTATCCACTTTGATGATTATGGGAAACTGTTGGATAGTGAATCTGATGTTTTGGTATTTATGGAAGAGCACATTCGTCTAAGACATCACCTCTCTAAGATAAGCCACAGATTCCGAATCTATCTTCTTCTGGAATTCTTGGTTGTCACAGCAAGTCAATTTGTAACACTATTCCAGACCACAGGATATAGTGGAATAATTACTTTCATAAATGGTGGTGATTTTGCA GTCTCCTCACTTGTTCAGGTTGTTGGGATAATTCTTTGCTTGCATGCAGCCACAAAAATTTCCCATAGGGCCCAAGGCATTGCATCACTGGCAAGCAAATGGCATGCTTTGTCAACATGCAGCTCTACTGATACATCTCAATTGAGAACTTCAACTAGTACGGGAAATTTAGAGGCTTACAATAGACCGAACTCACTTCATATAAACTATTCTGAAAGTGATTTGGAGTCACTGGATTATGTCGTTATGCCTACAAGTGCACAATTGGCTTCATATATGTCCTCATATCACAAGAGACAAGCATTTG TGATGTATTTGCAGAACAACCCCGGGGGAATCACTATATTTGGATGGACAGTGGATCGGGCTCTCATCAATAcaatcttctttattgaactcTCACTGATCACCTTTGTACTAGGGAAGACCATAGTTTTCTCTTCACAGTGA